The Anabas testudineus chromosome 11, fAnaTes1.2, whole genome shotgun sequence genome has a segment encoding these proteins:
- the LOC113154088 gene encoding LOW QUALITY PROTEIN: calcium-binding mitochondrial carrier protein Aralar2 (The sequence of the model RefSeq protein was modified relative to this genomic sequence to represent the inferred CDS: inserted 5 bases in 3 codons; substituted 2 bases at 2 genomic stop codons): MPIPPHLHPQHIHTYNTPPPLPLSPGSRGQGWADQARQQQLGRDSSRPVFIQVAEXIYRFTLGLVAGAVGAMYLNDLVKTCMXRSEGAALGELGSSCDYFKKVKRNEGFFGLYXGLVPQLLGVAPEKAIKLTVRHCVRKCTDTCLLITFVLADGCAGSSQVNSLEILLQVVGEISKGQRVCALSVTGDLGFSGLYKGSKAYLLQDIPIXYFPCNAHTKAYLTEEDGRIGLAKMLFGGALAGMLAAFLVTPADVIITRLQVVARAGQTTYSGLVDCFWKILREXGARSSIKGAGESRLALSPPPSLGSACWRPTPTTSEASGWPWPCLLASGASLDSISHATWWRRQ; this comes from the exons ATGCCCATCCCCCCTCACCTGCATCCCCAACACATACATACGTACAAcaccccacccccactccctctctccccaGGGTCAAGAGGCCAGGGCTGGGCAGACCAGGCGAGGCAACAG CAGTTAGGCAGGGACAGCTCCCGTCCTGTCTTCATCCAGGTGGCAG CCATCTACAGGTTCACCTTAGGCTTAGTGGCAGGGG CTGTTGGTGCAATGTACCTCAATGATCTGGTGAAGACATGCAT CAGAAGTGAAGGAGCGGCTCTGGGGGAACTTGGGAGCAGCTGTGACTACTTCAAGAAAGTGAAGCGCAATGAGGGCTTCTTTGGCCTTTACTAAG GTCTCGTACCACAGCTACTGGGTGTGGCGCCCGAGAAAGCCATAAAGCTCACAGTAAGGCACTGCGTTAGAAAGTGCACAGACACATGCTT ATTGATAACGTTCGTGCTTGCTGATGGATGT GCTGGCAGCTCCCAGGTGAACTCTCTGGAGATCCTCCTGCAGGTCGTAGGAGAGATCAGCAAGGGACAGAGGGTCTGCGCCCTGTCTGTCACCGGAGACCTAGGTTTCTCTGGACTTTACAAG GGCTCCAAGGCTTATTTACTGCAGGACATCCCCAT CTACTTCCCCTGCAACGCCCACACCAAGGCTTACCTCACTGAAGAGGACGGAAGGATAGGGCTAGCCAAGATGCTGTTTGGTGGAGCCCTGGCAG GCATGCTTGCAGCCTTTCTGGTGACCCCAGCAGACGTGATCATTACCAGGCTTCAGGTGGTGGCACGTGCCGGTCAGACCACCTACAGTGGCCTGGTGGACTGCTTCTGGAAGATTCTTAGAGAATAGGGGGCCCGCTCATCCATAAAGGGAGCAGGAG AAAGCCGGCTGGCTCTGAGCCCACCCCCAAGTCTCGGATCAGCCTGCTGGCGCCCAACCCCGACCACATCGGAGGCTTCAGGTTGGCCGTGGCCATGTTTGCTGGCATCAGGAGCAAGTTTGGACTCCATCTCCCACGCTACATGGTGGCGACGACAGTGA